Proteins from one Candidatus Dormiibacterota bacterium genomic window:
- the corA gene encoding magnesium/cobalt transporter CorA gives MPRHLISTQGPLVDAQAESIATCLAEGKQGFWLDIESPDDSDYELLEKTFKFHPLALEDIRHQNQRPKLDEYTGYVFVVLFTAEFDGERIQIREQHLFLSPQYLVSVHLEPSPPLDRLRERIKANPDLAHRNLPFLFYLVVDQLVDAIFPVIDQVDDATERLEESIVLKAEPASLGSLTNLKRAVIDLRKVLGAQRDVFQRLTTHTVGLEGGQDMTIYYRDVYDHIIRQYETVDSLRDLLTSAMDVYLSTVSNRLNQVITRLTVFATLFLPLTFITGFFGMNFAWLVAHIAPTWTFWVLAVSVMLATTALQLLYYRRKGWI, from the coding sequence GTGCCCAGGCACCTGATCTCGACGCAGGGCCCACTGGTCGACGCTCAGGCCGAGTCCATCGCCACCTGCCTCGCCGAAGGCAAGCAGGGATTCTGGCTGGACATCGAGAGTCCCGACGACTCGGACTACGAGCTGCTCGAGAAGACCTTCAAGTTTCACCCGCTGGCGCTCGAGGACATCCGCCACCAGAACCAGCGACCAAAGCTCGACGAGTACACGGGCTACGTCTTCGTCGTCCTCTTCACCGCCGAGTTCGATGGCGAGCGGATCCAGATTCGCGAGCAACACCTCTTTCTCTCGCCGCAGTACCTGGTCAGCGTCCACCTCGAGCCGTCACCGCCGCTCGACCGCCTTCGCGAGCGGATCAAAGCCAACCCCGACCTCGCCCACCGCAACCTGCCGTTCCTCTTTTACCTGGTGGTTGACCAGTTGGTCGACGCGATCTTCCCGGTGATCGACCAGGTGGACGACGCCACCGAGCGGCTCGAGGAGAGCATCGTCCTTAAGGCTGAACCGGCCAGCCTGGGCAGTCTCACCAATCTCAAGCGGGCGGTGATCGACCTGCGCAAGGTGCTGGGAGCGCAGCGGGACGTCTTCCAGCGGCTGACCACCCACACGGTCGGCCTCGAAGGCGGACAGGACATGACGATCTACTACCGCGACGTCTACGACCACATCATTCGCCAGTACGAGACGGTGGACTCGCTGCGTGACCTGCTCACCAGCGCGATGGACGTCTACCTGTCGACCGTGTCCAACCGGCTCAACCAGGTCATCACCCGGCTCACTGTCTTTGCCACCCTCTTCCTGCCGTTGACCTTCATCACCGGCTTTTTTGGCATGAACTTCGCCTGGCTGGTGGCCCATATCGCGCCGACCTGGACCTTCTGGGTGCTGGCGGTGAGCGTCATGCTGGCGACGACCGCCCTTCAGCTCCTGTATTACCGCCGGAAGGGCTGGATCTAA
- the rplK gene encoding 50S ribosomal protein L11: protein MAKKKVKAMVKIQMEAGKATPAPPVGTALGPHGVNIMEFVKTYNDRTASMAGQVIPVEITIFEDRTFTFVTKTPPAAALLKKAAGVEKGSAKPNKEKVGKVSKQQVREIAQLKLKDLNAYDVDAAMKMIEGTARSLGIEVSA, encoded by the coding sequence ATGGCAAAGAAGAAAGTCAAGGCGATGGTCAAGATCCAGATGGAAGCGGGCAAGGCCACGCCCGCGCCGCCGGTGGGCACCGCGCTCGGCCCGCACGGCGTCAACATCATGGAGTTCGTCAAGACCTATAACGACCGCACCGCGTCGATGGCCGGCCAGGTGATCCCGGTCGAGATCACCATCTTCGAGGACCGCACCTTCACCTTCGTGACCAAGACCCCGCCCGCCGCCGCCCTGTTGAAGAAAGCGGCCGGTGTGGAGAAGGGCTCGGCCAAGCCGAACAAGGAGAAGGTCGGCAAGGTCAGCAAGCAGCAGGTCCGCGAGATTGCGCAGCTCAAGCTGAAAGACCTCAACGCCTACGACGTGGACGCCGCGATGAAGATGATCGAGGGGACTGCGCGATCGCTCGGTATCGAGGTGTCTGCCTGA
- the rplL gene encoding 50S ribosomal protein L7/L12, giving the protein MAKVSVDDFVSALKEWTVVDVMNAIKAIETEFGVTAAAPVAVAAAPAGGVAAAAPEAEQTEFQVVLTSAGDAKIGVIKVVREITGLGLKEAKDLVDQAPKPVKQGVNREEAEAVLKKLKDAGAGAEIK; this is encoded by the coding sequence ATGGCAAAAGTCAGTGTCGACGATTTCGTCTCCGCGTTGAAGGAATGGACCGTGGTGGATGTCATGAACGCCATCAAGGCCATCGAAACCGAGTTTGGCGTAACGGCCGCGGCCCCGGTGGCCGTGGCGGCGGCGCCGGCCGGCGGGGTGGCCGCAGCCGCTCCGGAAGCCGAGCAGACCGAGTTCCAGGTAGTGCTGACCTCGGCGGGAGACGCCAAGATCGGCGTGATCAAGGTCGTCCGCGAGATCACGGGCCTGGGTCTCAAGGAAGCCAAGGACCTGGTCGACCAGGCGCCCAAGCCGGTCAAGCAGGGCGTCAACCGCGAAGAGGCCGAAGCCGTCCTGAAGAAGCTGAAGGACGCAGGCGCCGGCGCCGAAATCAAGTAG
- a CDS encoding DNA-directed RNA polymerase subunit beta': MTLKLENFDALKLSLASPETILSWSHGEVTKPETINYRTLKPERDGLFCERIFGPQRDWECHCGKYKRYRYKGIICDKCGVEVTRSKVRRERMGHIKLASPVSHVWYFKGIPSRMGLLLDMSPRNLEKVLYFANYIVTHIDEEARKEYLSKSSPQHNDRVIKLQEERDTAVKELKEELDQRVKAKQEDTKAKIKGLEESLDETVDAMTSRAKELVEKIKAQKGKKAATNFTIGEGEDEQVIIEKGVMFEDKLARELPKQVEKKIDQVQASTKKRQQELKGKSDEEIAKWREDYEQKAGVLTSQLKKDTEGLSGDIESSKTQLDSLYVKQLLSDQEFREFTEKFGKVFKAGIGAQAIHDLLARIDLLQESAILREESKSNSGQKRQKAIKRLKVVEAFRKSGASATWMILDVLPVIPPELRPMVQLDGGRFATSDLNDLYRRVINRNNRLKRLLELGAPEIIVRNEKRMLQEAVDALIDNGRRGRAITGTGNRKLKSLSDMLKGKQGRFRQNLLGKRVDYSGRSVIVVGPELKLHECGLPKKMALELFKPFVMRDLVEKGYTQNIKSAKRMVERVRPEVWDVLDEVIHEHPVLLNRAPTLHRLGIQAFMPVLVEGSAIQIHPLVCHAFNADFDGDQMAVHVPLFSGAIAEARNLMMSSQNILSAADGHPVVSPTQDVVLGCYWLTATRQQAPKDAAKLRAYSSADEVVLAVHEGGVHLHDWVKVRIPAHGRADGTGTGSLVVTTPGRVIF, translated from the coding sequence ATGACACTGAAACTGGAAAACTTCGACGCACTGAAGCTCTCTCTGGCATCGCCGGAGACCATCCTGTCGTGGTCGCACGGCGAGGTCACCAAGCCGGAGACGATCAACTACCGCACGCTCAAGCCTGAGCGCGACGGGCTGTTCTGCGAGCGCATCTTCGGCCCGCAGCGCGACTGGGAATGCCACTGCGGCAAATACAAGCGCTACCGCTACAAGGGGATCATCTGCGACAAGTGCGGCGTGGAGGTCACCCGCTCGAAAGTCCGGCGGGAGCGGATGGGGCATATCAAGCTGGCCTCACCCGTCAGCCACGTCTGGTATTTCAAAGGGATCCCGTCGCGGATGGGCCTGCTCCTCGACATGTCGCCACGCAACCTGGAGAAGGTCCTCTACTTCGCCAACTACATCGTCACGCACATCGATGAGGAGGCGCGCAAGGAGTACCTCTCCAAGTCCTCACCTCAGCACAACGACCGGGTGATCAAGCTCCAGGAGGAGCGCGACACGGCAGTGAAGGAGCTCAAGGAAGAGCTGGACCAGCGGGTCAAGGCCAAGCAGGAAGACACCAAGGCCAAGATCAAGGGGCTGGAGGAATCGCTCGACGAGACCGTCGACGCGATGACCTCGCGTGCCAAGGAACTCGTTGAGAAGATCAAGGCCCAGAAGGGCAAGAAGGCCGCAACCAACTTCACCATCGGCGAAGGTGAGGACGAACAGGTCATCATCGAGAAGGGCGTGATGTTCGAGGACAAGCTGGCCCGCGAGCTGCCGAAGCAGGTCGAGAAGAAGATCGACCAGGTCCAGGCCTCTACCAAGAAGCGCCAGCAGGAGCTGAAGGGCAAGTCCGACGAAGAGATCGCCAAGTGGCGTGAGGACTACGAGCAGAAAGCCGGCGTTCTCACGAGCCAGCTGAAGAAGGACACCGAGGGCCTCTCGGGCGACATCGAGTCGTCCAAGACCCAGCTCGACTCGCTCTACGTCAAGCAGCTGCTGTCTGATCAGGAGTTCCGCGAGTTCACCGAAAAGTTCGGCAAGGTGTTCAAGGCGGGCATCGGCGCGCAGGCGATCCACGACCTGCTGGCCCGCATCGACCTGCTCCAGGAATCCGCCATCCTGCGCGAGGAGTCGAAGTCGAACTCCGGCCAGAAGCGGCAGAAGGCGATCAAGCGGCTCAAGGTGGTCGAGGCTTTTCGCAAGTCAGGCGCGTCGGCGACCTGGATGATCCTCGACGTGCTCCCGGTGATCCCGCCAGAGCTGCGCCCCATGGTTCAGCTCGACGGTGGCCGCTTCGCGACCTCCGACCTCAACGACCTCTACCGTCGCGTCATCAACCGGAACAACCGGCTGAAGCGGCTGCTGGAGCTTGGCGCACCCGAGATCATCGTCCGCAACGAGAAGCGGATGCTCCAGGAGGCCGTCGACGCCCTCATCGACAATGGCCGTCGCGGCCGTGCCATCACAGGCACCGGTAACCGCAAGCTGAAGTCGTTGAGCGACATGCTCAAAGGCAAGCAGGGCCGTTTCCGCCAGAACCTCCTCGGCAAGCGCGTCGACTACTCGGGCCGTTCGGTCATCGTGGTCGGCCCCGAGCTGAAGTTGCACGAGTGCGGTCTGCCCAAGAAGATGGCGCTCGAGCTGTTCAAGCCATTCGTGATGCGCGACCTGGTGGAGAAGGGCTACACCCAGAACATCAAGTCCGCCAAGCGGATGGTGGAGCGTGTGCGCCCCGAGGTCTGGGACGTCCTCGACGAGGTCATCCACGAGCACCCGGTGCTGCTCAACCGCGCTCCCACCCTTCACCGTCTGGGCATCCAGGCCTTCATGCCGGTGCTGGTCGAGGGCTCGGCGATCCAGATCCATCCCCTGGTCTGCCATGCCTTCAACGCCGACTTCGACGGCGACCAGATGGCGGTCCACGTGCCGCTCTTCTCGGGCGCCATCGCCGAGGCACGCAACCTGATGATGTCGAGCCAGAACATCCTGAGCGCTGCCGACGGGCATCCCGTCGTCTCGCCGACCCAGGACGTCGTGCTCGGCTGCTACTGGCTCACCGCCACCCGCCAGCAGGCGCCCAAGGACGCCGCCAAGCTGCGGGCGTACAGCTCGGCCGACGAGGTCGTGCTCGCCGTCCACGAGGGCGGCGTCCACCTCCACGATTGGGTCAAGGTTCGGATCCCCGCCCACGGCCGTGCCGACGGTACCGGCACCGGCAGCCTGGTCGTGACCACGCCTGGCCGCGTCATCTTC
- a CDS encoding DUF1801 domain-containing protein produces MANTKTGDPAVDTFLKGYAPQVREIAVKAREVILSVLPNATEKVFVGWKVIQYGAGAGREDVFAVISPQRERVNLGLANGAGLPDPEGLLEGTGVGIRHVKLTSPEAAGAAAVKELIRGALQATKNGA; encoded by the coding sequence ATGGCTAACACGAAAACCGGTGACCCCGCGGTCGATACCTTCCTTAAGGGCTACGCTCCGCAGGTCCGCGAGATCGCCGTCAAGGCGCGCGAGGTCATCCTTTCGGTCCTGCCGAACGCGACGGAGAAGGTCTTTGTGGGATGGAAGGTGATTCAGTACGGCGCGGGCGCCGGTCGCGAGGACGTCTTTGCGGTGATCTCGCCGCAGCGCGAGCGGGTCAACCTCGGCCTGGCGAATGGTGCCGGGCTGCCGGATCCGGAGGGACTGCTCGAGGGAACGGGGGTGGGTATCCGGCATGTCAAGTTGACATCGCCCGAGGCCGCGGGTGCCGCGGCGGTCAAGGAACTCATCCGAGGCGCCCTGCAAGCAACCAAGAACGGCGCCTGA
- the rplJ gene encoding 50S ribosomal protein L10, with translation MATGLKKKDEKIDKKAEKAATVADITARLKATSTAVLADYRGMTVGQMRDLRSKLRGGGIEMIVVKNTLARRAAKAAGYEPLSAELVGPMALLFAADDVSAPARILNEFIRANRKMVIKAGLLEGQVIKAEAVTELADLPSREILLSRLLGAMQAPLGNLASILQAPISTLARTIDAVRTQKESQSPATAPATS, from the coding sequence TTGGCCACAGGACTCAAGAAGAAAGACGAGAAGATCGATAAGAAGGCGGAGAAGGCCGCGACCGTCGCGGACATCACCGCCCGGCTGAAGGCCACGTCGACTGCGGTGCTCGCCGACTATCGCGGCATGACGGTCGGCCAGATGCGCGACCTCCGCAGCAAGCTGCGAGGCGGCGGTATCGAGATGATCGTGGTAAAGAACACCCTGGCTCGGCGCGCCGCCAAGGCGGCGGGCTACGAACCGCTCAGCGCCGAGCTGGTCGGGCCGATGGCGCTGCTGTTCGCCGCCGATGACGTCTCGGCGCCGGCCCGCATCCTCAACGAGTTCATTCGGGCCAACCGCAAGATGGTGATCAAGGCCGGCCTGCTCGAAGGCCAGGTGATCAAGGCTGAGGCCGTCACCGAGCTCGCCGACCTCCCCTCGCGGGAGATCCTGCTGAGTCGCCTGCTTGGCGCGATGCAAGCTCCCCTGGGCAACCTGGCCAGCATCCTGCAGGCCCCGATCTCCACGCTCGCCCGTACGATCGATGCCGTTCGCACCCAGAAAGAATCGCAGTCACCGGCCACGGCGCCGGCCACAAGTTAG
- the rplA gene encoding 50S ribosomal protein L1, producing MPQARGKKYKEAAKAIERTEQYAPDEAVRLVLKSSTSKFDGSIEAHLRLGVDPRHADQMVRGSVVLPHGTGKKRRVLVFATGEKAREATEAGADYVGAEDLVKRIQEGWLDFDVALATPDMMGQVGRLGKILGPRGLMPNPRAGSVTFDIGRAVKDIQGGRIEYRVDKTGIIHTNIGKASYSETQLKDNFAALMDAVVRAKPSSAKGQYLKSVYLSPTMGPSVPVDPAAAGRMS from the coding sequence ATGCCGCAAGCGCGTGGCAAGAAATACAAGGAAGCGGCCAAGGCCATCGAGCGCACCGAGCAGTACGCGCCGGACGAGGCGGTGCGGCTCGTGCTGAAGAGTTCGACCTCGAAATTCGACGGATCGATCGAGGCACACCTGCGGCTGGGCGTCGACCCGCGCCACGCCGACCAGATGGTCCGCGGCTCGGTGGTGTTGCCGCATGGCACCGGCAAGAAGCGTCGGGTGCTGGTGTTTGCCACAGGCGAGAAGGCCCGCGAGGCGACCGAGGCTGGAGCCGACTATGTCGGCGCCGAGGATCTCGTCAAGCGGATCCAGGAAGGCTGGCTTGACTTCGATGTCGCGCTGGCGACGCCCGACATGATGGGCCAGGTCGGCCGGTTGGGCAAGATCCTGGGGCCGCGTGGCCTGATGCCGAACCCGCGGGCGGGCAGCGTCACCTTCGATATCGGCCGGGCGGTGAAGGATATTCAGGGAGGCCGGATCGAGTACCGCGTCGACAAGACGGGCATCATCCACACCAACATCGGCAAGGCCTCCTATAGCGAAACGCAGCTGAAGGATAATTTCGCCGCTCTGATGGACGCGGTGGTGCGCGCCAAGCCGAGCTCGGCCAAAGGGCAGTACCTGAAGTCCGTCTACCTGTCGCCCACGATGGGTCCGAGCGTCCCGGTCGACCCGGCTGCCGCCGGCCGGATGAGTTAG
- a CDS encoding cation:proton antiporter yields the protein MYTDLAVVVLAGLLGPLLASGRRLRVPVLVGELIGGILLGRTGLHLIDPTTQPFPVFASLGFAMLMLESGAEIDLGSKLLRDSAVRAGLAFLVTLLVAIPAGLLIGVWVGSTHVALFVVLLAGSSAAVALPTIREEGLTGPAITLVIAWIALADAITALLMPLALTSASRIPAALLGDGLIIAAAALIIALGRRFFGSGPAQGAKRLSKQRHWALRLRLSVLMLLFLGAIAEHTGASLLVAGFAAGIVLRQFGEPHRLALELTGLATGFFVPTFFVLLGASLDLKGLARSPSAIALAIGMALAATVVHVVAAITVGKRQRLAAGLLASAQLGLPAAAAALGLATRALSPPVATALVAGGLLTLIPATTGALLLARAATNEAAPPT from the coding sequence ATGTACACCGACCTGGCCGTCGTCGTGCTGGCCGGCCTCCTCGGCCCTCTTCTCGCGTCCGGCCGGCGGTTGCGGGTTCCTGTGCTTGTCGGGGAGCTCATCGGCGGGATCCTGCTCGGGCGGACCGGCCTGCACCTGATCGATCCCACCACGCAGCCCTTTCCGGTGTTCGCCTCGCTCGGGTTCGCGATGCTCATGCTCGAATCGGGAGCCGAGATCGATCTCGGCTCGAAGCTGCTGCGCGATAGCGCGGTTCGGGCGGGACTGGCCTTCCTGGTGACCCTGCTGGTGGCCATCCCGGCCGGCCTCCTCATCGGCGTGTGGGTGGGGTCGACCCACGTGGCGCTCTTTGTCGTCCTGCTCGCTGGAAGCTCGGCCGCCGTCGCGCTGCCCACAATCCGCGAGGAAGGGCTGACAGGCCCCGCCATCACGCTCGTCATCGCCTGGATCGCGCTCGCCGACGCCATCACCGCACTCCTGATGCCCCTCGCACTGACCAGCGCCAGCCGGATCCCGGCGGCGCTGCTCGGCGACGGGCTGATCATCGCCGCCGCTGCGCTGATCATTGCGCTGGGTCGCCGCTTCTTTGGCTCCGGTCCCGCCCAAGGGGCCAAGCGTCTGTCGAAGCAGCGCCACTGGGCCCTGCGGCTTCGGCTTTCCGTGCTGATGCTGCTTTTCCTAGGGGCGATTGCGGAGCACACCGGCGCCAGCCTCCTCGTGGCGGGCTTCGCCGCCGGCATCGTCCTCCGCCAGTTCGGCGAGCCGCACCGCCTCGCCCTCGAACTCACTGGGCTGGCGACCGGGTTCTTCGTCCCGACCTTCTTCGTCCTGCTGGGCGCCAGTCTCGATTTGAAGGGGTTGGCACGCTCACCTTCCGCCATCGCGCTGGCAATTGGGATGGCACTGGCCGCCACCGTGGTGCACGTGGTGGCGGCGATCACGGTGGGCAAACGCCAGCGGCTCGCGGCTGGCCTTCTCGCCTCTGCGCAGCTCGGTCTCCCCGCAGCCGCCGCCGCGCTCGGACTTGCTACGCGGGCGCTCAGCCCACCGGTCGCGACCGCCCTCGTCGCGGGTGGATTGCTCACCTTGATCCCCGCGACGACCGGCGCCCTGCTGCTCGCCCGCGCGGCGACCAACGAGGCGGCACCGCCAACGTAG
- a CDS encoding DNA-directed RNA polymerase subunit beta, producing the protein MIQPSSNGSSRITYGRIPDMLPVAELIETQIRSFNWFKREGLRELFEEINPITDYTGKNYELKFLDYEFGQPKFDKEECRNRDMTFAAPLRINTRLTIRTGENAGEIKESEVFMGDFPIMTEEGTFIVNGTERVVVSQLVRSPGIYFTSSEDRASGRMLYAAKLIPNRGAWLEIETSGKDVLTVKIDRKRKIPVTTLVRALGYGSNNEIKALFADVDNNGEHKFIQSTLEKDSSTDVNDALVEMYKKIRPGDPPTVDNARALMTALFFNPRRFDLSKVGRFKLNRRLGLGTDMNVRTLSNDDFIAIIRKLIELNNGTGEPDDIDHLGNRRVRAVGELLQNQFRMGLIRMERIIKERMTICDAATVTAASLINARPVVAAIKEFFGSSQLSQFMDQTNPLAELTHKRRLSALGPGGLSRERAGFDVRDVHHSHYGRICPIETPEGPNIGLIGSLATFARVNEYGFIETPFRRVYSTMPADKAHRDKLVGRTLRDDVLDSANRKTKLGKKGDLLDRDLVESLVKGKAGDIPINAWVSDEVEFLSADEEDHFVVAQANAPLDKDSHFTEERTTARTKNLFLVADVNRIEYMDVSPKQTVSVATALIPFLEHDDANRALMGSNMQRQAVPLVVTEAPIVGTGMEWAAAKDSGELIVAKVDGTVVSCAAPPPADSPAAKLDSFKRELGILLKPDDGSAEQWYPIHKFERSNQGTCLSQRVIVKAGQHVVAGTPLADGPATSEGELALGRNILVAFMPWEGYNYEDAILISESVVREDKYTSIHIEEYEIEARDTKLGPEEITRDIPNVSDETLKNLDERGIVYIGAEVHPGDILVGKITPKGESELSAEERLLRAIFGEKAREVRDSSLRVPHGERGIVVDVKIFSRETKDELAPGVNQLVRVYVAQKRKIAQGDKMAGRHGNKGVIARILPAEDMPYMPDGTPVELVLNPLGVPSRMNLGQVLETHLGWAAHALGLKVATPVFDGASEETIEKELVRAGLPESGKITLRDGRTGEQFDHEVTVGYIYMLKLAHLVEDKIHARSTGPYSLVTQQPLGGKAQFGGQRFGEMEVWALEAYGASHILQEILTVKSDDIVGRVKAYEAIVKGENTLEAGIPESFRVLVKELEGLALGVEIQSDGEKQVILSEDDMSEMPLDLGINLERDEIDESDQWATGAPRAAQNPLDSLR; encoded by the coding sequence ATGATTCAGCCTTCCTCCAACGGCTCTTCTCGAATCACCTACGGCCGCATTCCGGACATGCTTCCGGTCGCCGAGTTGATCGAGACCCAGATCCGCTCCTTCAATTGGTTCAAGCGCGAGGGGCTTCGCGAGCTGTTCGAAGAGATCAACCCGATCACCGACTACACCGGCAAGAACTACGAGCTCAAATTCCTGGACTACGAGTTCGGCCAGCCCAAGTTCGACAAGGAGGAGTGCCGCAACCGCGACATGACGTTCGCGGCTCCGCTGCGGATCAACACCCGGCTGACGATCCGCACCGGCGAAAACGCGGGTGAGATCAAGGAATCGGAAGTCTTCATGGGTGACTTCCCGATCATGACCGAGGAAGGCACGTTCATCGTCAACGGCACCGAGCGGGTGGTCGTCTCCCAGCTGGTTCGTTCTCCCGGCATTTACTTCACCAGCAGCGAGGATCGGGCCTCGGGCCGGATGCTCTACGCGGCCAAGCTGATCCCCAATCGCGGCGCCTGGCTCGAGATCGAGACCTCGGGCAAGGACGTGCTCACGGTCAAGATCGACCGCAAGCGGAAGATTCCCGTCACGACGCTGGTGCGCGCGCTCGGCTACGGCAGCAACAACGAGATCAAGGCGCTCTTCGCCGACGTCGACAACAACGGCGAGCATAAGTTCATCCAGTCGACCCTGGAGAAGGACTCTTCGACCGACGTCAATGACGCCCTGGTCGAGATGTACAAGAAGATCCGCCCCGGTGACCCGCCAACAGTCGACAACGCGCGGGCGCTGATGACGGCGCTCTTCTTCAACCCGCGCCGCTTCGATCTCTCGAAGGTGGGTCGTTTCAAGCTAAACCGGCGACTGGGCCTCGGCACGGACATGAATGTCCGCACCCTGTCCAACGACGACTTCATCGCGATCATCCGCAAGCTGATCGAGCTGAACAACGGCACCGGCGAGCCGGATGACATCGACCACCTGGGCAACCGCCGGGTGCGCGCCGTCGGCGAGCTGCTGCAGAACCAGTTCCGCATGGGCTTGATCCGGATGGAGCGCATCATCAAGGAGCGCATGACGATCTGCGACGCGGCCACCGTGACTGCCGCCAGCTTGATCAACGCGCGCCCCGTGGTGGCGGCGATCAAGGAGTTCTTCGGGTCGAGCCAGCTTTCCCAGTTCATGGACCAGACCAACCCGCTGGCCGAGCTGACGCACAAGCGCCGCCTGTCGGCGTTGGGCCCTGGCGGCCTGTCGCGCGAGCGCGCCGGCTTCGATGTTCGAGACGTTCACCATTCCCACTACGGCCGCATCTGCCCGATCGAGACCCCGGAAGGTCCGAACATTGGCCTGATCGGCTCGCTGGCAACCTTCGCGCGCGTCAACGAGTACGGGTTCATCGAGACGCCCTTCCGCCGCGTGTACAGCACGATGCCCGCTGACAAGGCGCACCGCGACAAGCTGGTGGGCCGCACGCTGCGCGACGACGTGCTGGATTCCGCCAACCGCAAGACCAAGCTCGGCAAGAAGGGCGATCTGCTCGATCGCGACCTGGTGGAGTCGCTCGTCAAGGGGAAGGCCGGCGATATTCCGATCAACGCCTGGGTCTCCGACGAGGTCGAGTTCCTGTCGGCCGACGAAGAGGACCACTTTGTCGTGGCGCAGGCGAACGCGCCGCTCGACAAGGACAGTCACTTCACGGAGGAGCGGACCACCGCCCGCACCAAGAACCTTTTCCTGGTGGCGGACGTCAACCGCATCGAGTACATGGACGTGTCGCCCAAGCAGACGGTCAGTGTCGCGACCGCGCTGATCCCGTTCCTGGAGCACGACGATGCGAACCGGGCCCTGATGGGCTCGAACATGCAGCGCCAGGCGGTGCCGCTGGTCGTGACCGAGGCGCCGATCGTGGGCACCGGCATGGAGTGGGCCGCCGCCAAGGACTCCGGCGAGTTGATCGTGGCCAAGGTGGACGGCACCGTCGTGTCGTGCGCCGCCCCGCCGCCGGCGGACTCGCCCGCGGCCAAGTTGGATAGTTTCAAGCGCGAGCTCGGCATCCTGCTGAAGCCGGATGACGGCTCGGCAGAGCAGTGGTATCCCATCCACAAATTCGAACGCTCCAACCAGGGGACCTGCCTCTCGCAGCGCGTCATCGTCAAGGCGGGTCAGCATGTCGTCGCCGGCACGCCGCTGGCGGACGGTCCGGCCACCTCCGAAGGTGAGCTGGCGCTGGGCCGCAACATCCTGGTGGCCTTCATGCCCTGGGAGGGTTACAACTACGAAGACGCGATCCTGATCTCTGAGTCGGTCGTCCGCGAGGACAAGTACACCTCGATCCATATCGAAGAGTACGAGATCGAGGCCCGCGACACCAAGCTGGGCCCCGAGGAGATCACGCGCGACATCCCCAACGTCAGCGATGAGACGCTGAAGAATCTCGACGAGCGCGGCATCGTCTATATCGGTGCCGAGGTTCATCCGGGCGACATCCTGGTCGGCAAGATCACGCCGAAGGGCGAGTCGGAGCTCTCGGCCGAGGAGCGCCTCCTGCGCGCCATCTTTGGCGAGAAGGCGCGCGAGGTGCGCGATTCCTCACTGCGCGTGCCCCACGGCGAGCGCGGCATTGTGGTCGATGTCAAGATCTTCAGCCGCGAAACCAAGGACGAGCTCGCGCCCGGCGTCAACCAGCTGGTGCGGGTCTATGTCGCCCAGAAGCGCAAGATCGCGCAGGGCGACAAGATGGCCGGCCGGCACGGGAACAAGGGCGTCATCGCCCGCATCCTTCCCGCCGAGGACATGCCCTACATGCCGGATGGCACGCCGGTTGAGCTGGTGCTGAACCCGTTGGGTGTGCCGAGCCGCATGAACCTGGGCCAGGTGCTGGAGACGCACCTGGGCTGGGCGGCGCACGCGCTGGGCTTGAAAGTTGCGACGCCCGTGTTCGACGGCGCGTCGGAGGAAACGATCGAGAAGGAGTTGGTGCGGGCGGGCCTGCCCGAGTCGGGCAAGATCACGCTGCGCGACGGCCGCACCGGTGAGCAGTTCGACCACGAAGTGACGGTCGGCTACATCTATATGTTGAAGCTCGCTCACCTCGTCGAGGACAAGATCCACGCCCGCTCGACGGGTCCTTACTCGCTGGTCACCCAGCAGCCGCTGGGCGGCAAGGCGCAGTTCGGCGGCCAGCGGTTTGGGGAGATGGAGGTCTGGGCGCTCGAAGCCTATGGCGCCTCGCATATCCTGCAGGAGATCCTGACGGTCAAGTCCGACGACATCGTGGGCCGCGTCAAGGCCTACGAGGCCATCGTCAAGGGCGAGAACACGCTCGAGGCGGGCATTCCGGAATCGTTCCGGGTGCTGGTGAAGGAGCTCGAAGGCCTCGCGCTGGGTGTCGAGATCCAGTCCGACGGCGAGAAGCAGGTCATCCTTTCCGAAGACGACATGAGCGAGATGCCGCTCGACCTGGGCATCAACCTCGAGCGCGATGAGATCGATGAGTCGGACCAATGGGCGACCGGCGCGCCGCGCGCCGCGCAGAATCCGCTTGATTCTTTGAGGTAA